From a single Bacillus pumilus genomic region:
- a CDS encoding MurR/RpiR family transcriptional regulator has product MNEPLFNIPSEVYQTLSETERYLLNYIHQHLEDISTLSIVTLSERANVSTATIVRLMKKIGYNGYTSFKYRLKQEKKMTDASDQLKNIDEDIKLAIRKNEEEVLKTIQLQSIGQIEDAVQKIHNADKIYIFGRGFSEMIAKEMTIKLQLIGKTCEVHDDPNIIRLKSRDISKNELAIFVSLNGETAELVEACQNLSMKQVTTITVTTRIDSTLSKISDMTLVGYKGEQSFFPDYEVRSRLSLHVIARILLDAYVIRMK; this is encoded by the coding sequence TTGAACGAACCACTGTTTAACATTCCAAGCGAAGTGTATCAAACGTTAAGTGAAACAGAACGTTATTTACTCAACTATATTCACCAGCATTTAGAGGATATCTCCACCTTATCCATCGTCACATTAAGTGAAAGAGCCAATGTCTCGACAGCGACGATTGTCAGACTCATGAAAAAAATTGGTTACAATGGCTATACATCCTTTAAATATCGATTGAAACAAGAAAAGAAAATGACCGATGCAAGTGATCAGCTTAAAAACATTGATGAAGACATTAAATTGGCGATTCGAAAAAATGAAGAAGAGGTTTTAAAGACGATTCAACTGCAAAGCATTGGACAAATTGAAGATGCCGTTCAAAAAATACATAATGCGGACAAAATTTATATTTTCGGCAGAGGCTTCTCAGAGATGATTGCCAAAGAGATGACCATCAAATTACAGCTCATCGGAAAAACATGCGAAGTACATGACGATCCGAATATTATTCGGCTGAAATCGCGAGACATCAGTAAAAACGAACTTGCGATCTTTGTTTCATTAAATGGCGAAACAGCCGAGCTCGTTGAAGCGTGCCAAAATCTCAGCATGAAGCAAGTCACGACCATTACCGTCACCACAAGAATAGATTCTACATTAAGCAAAATATCAGATATGACTCTAGTTGGATATAAAGGCGAACAATCTTTCTTTCCAGATTATGAAGTCAGGTCGCGCCTCTC
- a CDS encoding phospholipase D-like domain-containing protein has product MLYLLFFLILVYVVYVFLTAFVMFYLPIRKTCKEHCIYKASSISGDDQGTNQVMLLDDGFESGQVRIQMIREAKKLIRLSYYSIQKGKTAEWVLGTLIEAADRGVKVQLLLDGICHSLRGPLKHLRYAVANHPNMSIRFYEPFRLFKPWTWHNRLHDKLLLADGRVAVMGGRNIGDKYFADQPPKDFAFDRDVLLYNAKKGKVLDEMEQYFVYLWNHHFTKRTKDVFSKKKAKKGLKLRKQLLRSYQEAVRTKEPFVMSSFDWEADATSVKQIAFFTNPVERFNKRPLVLKKLNDLAHRAKRSVLIQTPYIIPTRPMKAGLTPLSSEIQTTVVTNSLTATPNPLAFAGYLSTKKELMKTGVHLYEYEGPFSIHAKSMVIDDYLSIIGTYNLDARSSFLNTESILVIDSAPFALSLTQAIERKIAYSYLVAKDRTAYQTSAYGQKKKPLMKRLLLNGLSAITVLWRRLI; this is encoded by the coding sequence ATGCTTTATCTTTTGTTTTTTCTTATTCTTGTCTATGTCGTCTATGTATTTTTGACCGCATTTGTAATGTTTTATTTACCGATACGAAAAACATGCAAAGAACATTGTATTTATAAAGCCTCCTCTATCTCAGGAGACGATCAGGGGACAAATCAAGTGATGCTTCTTGACGACGGGTTTGAGTCTGGTCAGGTGAGGATCCAAATGATTCGTGAGGCAAAGAAGCTGATCCGCCTCAGTTACTATTCTATTCAAAAGGGGAAAACAGCCGAATGGGTATTAGGTACTTTAATAGAAGCAGCTGATCGAGGTGTGAAAGTGCAGTTGTTATTAGACGGCATCTGTCACAGTTTGCGCGGGCCGCTGAAGCATTTGCGCTATGCGGTAGCAAATCATCCGAATATGTCCATTCGTTTTTATGAGCCCTTTCGTTTGTTCAAGCCTTGGACGTGGCATAATCGTCTACACGATAAGCTACTGCTAGCAGATGGCCGAGTAGCTGTGATGGGCGGGAGAAATATCGGTGATAAATACTTTGCAGATCAGCCGCCGAAAGATTTTGCTTTTGACCGTGATGTGCTGCTTTATAACGCGAAAAAAGGAAAAGTATTAGATGAAATGGAACAATATTTCGTTTATCTATGGAATCATCATTTTACGAAAAGAACTAAAGATGTATTCTCCAAGAAAAAAGCGAAAAAAGGGTTAAAGCTGAGAAAACAGCTGCTCAGATCCTATCAAGAAGCTGTGCGCACGAAAGAACCTTTTGTGATGTCCTCCTTTGATTGGGAAGCAGACGCCACTTCTGTGAAACAGATTGCCTTTTTCACAAATCCTGTGGAACGCTTCAATAAGCGGCCGCTTGTGCTGAAAAAGCTGAACGATCTTGCGCACCGGGCAAAGCGTTCTGTACTTATACAAACGCCTTATATCATTCCAACACGCCCAATGAAAGCCGGACTGACCCCCTTATCTAGTGAGATCCAGACGACAGTTGTCACGAATTCTCTTACAGCGACGCCAAATCCGTTGGCCTTTGCCGGATATTTAAGCACAAAAAAAGAACTGATGAAAACAGGCGTTCATTTGTATGAATATGAAGGGCCATTTTCCATTCATGCGAAATCAATGGTGATTGATGACTACTTAAGTATTATCGGAACATATAACTTAGATGCGAGGTCTAGTTTTTTAAACACAGAGTCGATTTTGGTTATTGACAGTGCCCCGTTTGCATTATCACTTACGCAGGCAATCGAACGGAAAATCGCCTACAGTTATCTCGTTGCTAAAGACCGAACAGCCTATCAGACGAGTGCTTATGGGCAGAAAAAAAAGCCTTTGATGAAAAGGCTCCTTTTAAATGGATTATCTGCGATAACGGTATTATGGCGGCGATTAATTTAA
- a CDS encoding DMT family transporter — MIIGIVLAITAGALVSLQTIFNSKVNEHTGSWSTTTLVLGMGFIASLLMGLLLEGTGMFQLRHMEAWYWISGAIGVGVVICLVQSIKRLGPTYGISIVLTSQLGCALLFDSLGWLGLEKVEFSFTKLLGVIVIVAGILVFKLTKLESAEENQSQEKGLPQK; from the coding sequence ATGATCATAGGAATAGTATTAGCCATCACGGCTGGCGCACTCGTCAGCTTACAAACCATTTTTAACAGTAAGGTTAACGAGCATACAGGCTCTTGGTCAACGACTACCCTCGTTCTTGGAATGGGTTTTATCGCTTCACTCCTGATGGGTCTCTTACTAGAGGGAACTGGCATGTTTCAACTAAGACATATGGAAGCTTGGTACTGGATAAGCGGAGCCATTGGGGTAGGGGTGGTCATTTGTCTTGTTCAGAGTATCAAACGTCTTGGACCGACTTATGGCATTTCGATTGTCCTCACGTCACAGCTGGGCTGCGCGCTTTTGTTTGATTCGCTTGGCTGGCTTGGGTTAGAAAAAGTGGAATTTTCTTTTACAAAACTATTAGGTGTCATTGTGATTGTTGCTGGAATTCTGGTGTTTAAATTGACCAAATTGGAGTCAGCAGAAGAGAATCAATCGCAAGAAAAAGGGCTGCCACAAAAGTAG
- a CDS encoding Crp/Fnr family transcriptional regulator, with the protein MEELHDESLFFTYLKAHQLENVFHQNLISHVSLWRYEQGELVCSKGDKREYLYLLVKGKLKIFTTTKEGKTFILSFKHPLEAIGDIEYVQKTDMVNTVEAVTEVHMLRISHQALMRHAKNDPRVLNFLLKGITNKFYTKSNDLSFHLLYPVEVRLASYLLSVVTDDDSASALRLTDAASLIGTSYRHINRVIQQFSEKGLIERHRGNITICDRKGLLEIAEHNIYE; encoded by the coding sequence ATGGAGGAGCTTCATGATGAATCTCTTTTTTTCACTTACCTTAAGGCACATCAGTTAGAGAACGTCTTTCATCAGAACCTCATATCACATGTAAGCTTGTGGCGGTATGAGCAAGGGGAGCTTGTTTGTTCAAAAGGGGATAAGAGAGAGTATCTGTACTTGTTAGTGAAAGGGAAATTAAAGATTTTCACGACCACAAAAGAGGGAAAAACCTTTATTCTTAGCTTTAAACACCCTCTTGAAGCGATTGGAGATATTGAATACGTCCAAAAGACAGATATGGTCAATACAGTTGAAGCTGTCACAGAAGTACATATGCTAAGGATTTCTCATCAAGCGCTCATGCGCCATGCAAAGAACGACCCACGCGTGTTAAACTTTCTGCTAAAAGGTATTACAAACAAATTTTATACGAAATCAAACGATTTGAGCTTCCATCTTTTATATCCTGTGGAGGTTAGGCTAGCAAGCTACTTATTGTCTGTTGTTACAGATGATGACAGCGCAAGCGCCCTTCGTCTCACTGATGCGGCGAGCTTAATTGGTACAAGCTACCGGCATATTAACCGGGTCATTCAGCAATTCAGTGAAAAAGGACTAATAGAGAGGCATAGAGGAAATATTACGATTTGTGACCGGAAAGGGCTCCTAGAAATAGCAGAGCACAATATTTATGAATAG
- a CDS encoding DMT family transporter, translated as MKGVIFALLGGACITLQGVANARISQDIGTWQAATITQLTGFIISLVILLIIRDGHFREYRKVQPLYLIGGAFAAIIIFNEVTAIQMIGVTLTIAALLIAQLAFTFAIDAKGWFGVQKKKMKWPHYAGIFLMIAGVIILKL; from the coding sequence ATGAAAGGTGTTATTTTCGCTTTATTAGGAGGCGCTTGTATTACACTGCAAGGCGTAGCCAACGCAAGAATCAGCCAGGATATCGGCACATGGCAGGCAGCCACTATCACGCAGCTGACCGGTTTTATCATCTCACTCGTCATTTTACTGATCATACGAGACGGACACTTCAGGGAATATCGAAAGGTACAGCCACTTTATTTAATAGGAGGCGCTTTTGCAGCGATTATTATTTTTAATGAAGTGACTGCGATTCAAATGATCGGTGTGACACTCACCATCGCAGCTTTACTTATTGCACAGCTTGCGTTTACCTTTGCAATCGATGCAAAAGGATGGTTTGGTGTACAGAAGAAGAAAATGAAATGGCCTCATTATGCAGGGATTTTCTTGATGATCGCAGGCGTGATCATTTTAAAGCTATAA
- a CDS encoding aldehyde dehydrogenase family protein, with translation MRNQEKHFINGEWVTSTGNETTEVINPATEEVIGTISLGTKEDLDKAVKAARAAFPSFSKTSRNERVKMLENIVRGYEKRKDELVEVMTQELGAPLKVSEDVHYKMGYEHFSKAAEALKSYTFTEDRGGHTIIKEAIGVSGLITPWNFPTNQTSLKIAGAIAAGSPVVLKPAEITPFAAMILAEIIDEAGVPKGVFNLVNGTGDVIGDGISSHPDIDFVSFTGSGAVGSKIMENAADNVKKVALELGGKSPLIVLDDADVDVAAETAIQHIAMNTGQVCSAATRILIPESMKDKFEKALLNALPKFTVGDPRENHATGPLVSKKQWDTVQSYIEKGIDEGATLLAGGTGKPDGINKGYFAKHTIFTNVKNDMTIAQEEIFGPVMSVITYQDLDHALEIANDTVYGLAGYVVGKDEKTLKYVAEHIRAGQITINNAETDYFAPFGGFKQSGIGREWGDFGIEEYLEVKAVMGLPTA, from the coding sequence ATGAGAAATCAAGAGAAACATTTTATTAACGGAGAATGGGTTACATCAACAGGAAACGAAACGACAGAGGTCATCAACCCTGCGACTGAAGAAGTCATTGGCACCATTAGCTTAGGAACAAAAGAGGATTTAGATAAGGCAGTGAAAGCAGCTCGTGCCGCCTTCCCTTCTTTCTCAAAAACATCTCGAAATGAACGAGTTAAGATGCTAGAAAACATTGTGCGCGGCTACGAAAAACGCAAAGATGAACTTGTAGAAGTGATGACACAAGAGCTCGGTGCACCGCTGAAAGTTTCAGAAGACGTTCATTACAAAATGGGCTATGAACATTTTTCTAAAGCAGCGGAAGCACTTAAATCTTATACATTTACCGAGGATCGCGGCGGACATACCATTATAAAAGAAGCGATTGGTGTCAGCGGACTGATTACACCGTGGAACTTCCCAACAAACCAAACATCACTAAAAATTGCGGGTGCCATTGCGGCAGGCTCACCAGTTGTCTTAAAGCCAGCAGAAATTACACCTTTTGCTGCGATGATTCTTGCAGAAATTATTGATGAAGCAGGCGTACCGAAAGGAGTCTTCAACCTAGTAAACGGAACGGGTGACGTGATCGGTGACGGCATAAGCTCACATCCTGATATTGACTTTGTTTCCTTTACGGGGTCAGGTGCCGTCGGCTCTAAAATTATGGAAAACGCGGCGGACAATGTGAAGAAAGTGGCCCTTGAGCTTGGCGGAAAATCCCCTCTTATCGTCTTAGATGATGCAGATGTGGATGTCGCCGCTGAAACCGCCATTCAGCATATTGCGATGAATACAGGCCAAGTGTGCTCTGCAGCTACACGCATCCTTATTCCAGAATCAATGAAAGATAAATTTGAAAAAGCGCTGCTGAATGCCCTGCCGAAGTTTACAGTCGGTGATCCAAGAGAAAATCACGCTACAGGCCCGCTTGTTTCTAAAAAGCAGTGGGATACCGTGCAATCTTATATTGAAAAAGGAATCGATGAAGGGGCTACCCTTCTTGCTGGGGGAACTGGAAAGCCGGACGGAATCAATAAAGGATATTTTGCCAAGCATACCATCTTCACCAATGTGAAAAATGATATGACCATTGCGCAAGAAGAAATCTTTGGACCAGTCATGAGTGTCATCACCTATCAGGATCTCGATCATGCCCTTGAGATCGCTAATGATACAGTGTATGGCCTTGCCGGTTATGTTGTTGGTAAAGATGAAAAAACATTAAAATATGTCGCTGAGCATATCCGTGCTGGTCAAATCACCATTAACAATGCTGAAACAGATTACTTTGCCCCATTTGGTGGCTTTAAGCAATCTGGTATCGGAAGAGAATGGGGAGACTTTGGTATCGAGGAATATTTAGAAGTGAAGGCTGTGATGGGACTTCCAACGGCGTAA
- a CDS encoding DUF3221 domain-containing protein, with protein MSFKFKKIICVRLIIMIFLILLGGCHSTTKGNIKNPHNQNKIATPFSKKGILLYKGETGLLLINNKSPKKHDDSLDTPLLVDKYKHDLIMMDLTKVDTTELSKGQTIEIWFDELQESFPPKATVEKYKIIID; from the coding sequence ATGTCATTTAAATTTAAAAAAATAATATGTGTTCGACTTATCATCATGATTTTTCTCATTTTATTAGGAGGGTGTCACTCTACAACAAAGGGCAATATAAAGAATCCACACAATCAAAATAAAATAGCAACGCCTTTTTCAAAAAAAGGCATATTGCTATATAAAGGGGAGACTGGTTTACTTCTTATTAACAATAAATCTCCTAAAAAACACGATGATTCATTAGATACGCCTCTTCTTGTCGATAAGTATAAACACGATCTCATCATGATGGATTTAACGAAAGTTGATACTACAGAGCTGTCAAAGGGGCAAACAATTGAGATTTGGTTTGATGAGTTACAAGAATCGTTTCCTCCAAAAGCAACCGTCGAAAAATACAAAATCATTATTGATTAG
- a CDS encoding assimilatory sulfite reductase (NADPH) flavoprotein subunit, producing MQLHVLNSPFSQQQADLLNQLLPTLTDQQKIWLTGYLSAQAALAGSETATTAPSPSAAVPSQPVSKEVTVLYGSQTGNSEGLAKKTAQHLEEKGFQVTLSSMSDFKPNNLKKIHNLLMIVSTHGEGDPPDNALSFHEYVHGRRAPKLDHVSFSVLSLGDSSYEFFCQTGKEFDERFKELGGTRLTDRVDCDLDYDEPFSEWLQGVTSSLSEGEAVASPQESAELNKQTAASEYSRTNPFYAEVLENINLNGRGSNKETRHLELSLEGSGLVYEPGDSLGIYPTNDPALVDELITTCGWNAEEPVPVHKNGDTLPLKEAFTSHFEITVLTKPLLQKMADLTKNEALHALLEEGNEEKLKAYVAGRDLVDAASDFGPFEGTAADFTAILRKIPARLYSIASSLKANEEEVHLTIGAVRYDAHGRERQGVCSILCAERLEPGDTLPVYIQHNQNFKLPEDSDAPIIMVGPGTGIAPFRSFMQEREEIGASGKSWLFFGDQHFVTDFLYQTEWQKWLKDGVLTKMDVAFSRDSEEKVYVQHQMKKQSKELFEWLEQGAYVYVCGDEKHMAHDVHHTLLSIIQEEGAMSKEKAESYLANLQQQKRYQRDVY from the coding sequence TTGCAACTTCATGTATTAAACAGTCCGTTTAGTCAGCAGCAGGCAGACTTGCTCAATCAGCTGCTTCCGACTTTAACAGATCAGCAAAAAATTTGGCTTACCGGTTATTTATCAGCACAGGCAGCTCTAGCCGGATCAGAAACGGCGACTACGGCCCCTTCTCCTTCTGCCGCAGTACCTTCGCAGCCTGTCAGTAAAGAAGTGACTGTCCTTTATGGCTCACAAACAGGCAATTCCGAAGGATTAGCGAAAAAGACGGCGCAGCATCTTGAGGAGAAAGGTTTTCAAGTGACGCTCTCTTCTATGTCCGATTTTAAACCAAATAATCTGAAAAAAATACACAATTTACTGATGATCGTCAGCACACATGGCGAGGGAGATCCGCCTGACAATGCCCTTTCTTTCCATGAATATGTCCACGGCAGACGTGCGCCAAAGCTTGATCATGTAAGCTTCTCTGTTCTTTCACTTGGCGACAGCTCCTACGAATTCTTCTGTCAGACTGGAAAAGAATTTGATGAGCGCTTCAAAGAGCTTGGTGGGACGCGTCTTACAGACCGAGTGGATTGTGACCTTGATTATGATGAGCCGTTTTCTGAATGGCTTCAAGGGGTGACTTCTTCACTTAGCGAAGGTGAAGCCGTAGCATCCCCGCAAGAATCAGCGGAACTAAACAAACAAACAGCTGCTTCTGAATATTCAAGAACGAATCCTTTTTATGCGGAAGTGCTTGAAAATATCAACCTAAATGGCCGCGGCTCTAACAAAGAAACCCGCCATTTGGAGCTCTCTCTTGAAGGATCAGGACTTGTTTATGAGCCTGGCGACAGCCTTGGCATTTATCCAACAAATGATCCTGCGCTTGTTGATGAACTGATCACGACATGCGGATGGAATGCAGAGGAACCCGTACCTGTTCATAAAAATGGCGACACTCTTCCTTTGAAAGAAGCATTCACTTCGCACTTTGAAATTACAGTATTAACAAAACCCCTTCTTCAAAAGATGGCGGATTTGACGAAAAATGAAGCCCTCCATGCCCTTTTAGAAGAAGGAAACGAAGAAAAGTTAAAAGCTTATGTAGCAGGAAGGGATTTAGTCGATGCTGCGAGCGATTTCGGTCCTTTTGAAGGAACAGCCGCAGATTTCACTGCGATTTTAAGAAAAATTCCGGCTCGCCTTTATTCGATTGCAAGCAGCCTGAAAGCGAATGAAGAAGAAGTTCATTTGACGATCGGTGCTGTGAGATATGATGCGCACGGGAGAGAACGCCAGGGCGTCTGCTCGATCTTATGTGCGGAGCGCTTAGAGCCAGGTGATACGTTGCCAGTTTATATTCAGCACAACCAAAACTTTAAGCTTCCTGAAGATTCTGATGCACCAATCATTATGGTAGGCCCAGGTACAGGCATCGCCCCTTTCCGTTCGTTTATGCAGGAACGAGAAGAAATCGGTGCAAGCGGAAAATCGTGGTTATTCTTCGGTGACCAGCACTTTGTGACGGACTTCTTATATCAAACCGAATGGCAGAAGTGGCTAAAAGATGGCGTCTTAACGAAAATGGATGTGGCTTTTTCAAGAGATTCAGAGGAAAAAGTATATGTTCAGCATCAAATGAAGAAGCAAAGTAAAGAATTATTCGAATGGCTGGAGCAAGGTGCCTATGTATATGTTTGCGGAGATGAAAAGCATATGGCGCATGATGTTCATCATACCCTTCTATCGATTATCCAAGAAGAAGGTGCGATGAGCAAAGAAAAAGCAGAAAGCTATCTTGCCAACTTACAGCAGCAAAAACGCTATCAGCGTGACGTTTATTGA
- the cysI gene encoding assimilatory sulfite reductase (NADPH) hemoprotein subunit, with product MVKTALTAPDGPPSDVEEIKEKSDYLRGTLKEVMLDPISAGIPDDDNRLMKHHGSYLQDDRDLRNERQKQKLEPAYQFMLRVRLPGGIATSKQWLVMDELAHKYGNGTLKLTTRETFQLHGILKWNMKKTIQDIHSTMLDTIAACGDVNRNVMCTSNPYQSEVHHDVYELAKKLSDDLLPQTRAYHEIWLDEEKVAATPDTEVEPMYGPLYLPRKFKIGVAVPPANDIDVFSQDLGFIAIIENDQLVGFNVAIGGGMGMTHGDTATYPQLAKVIGFCTPEQVVEIAKQVITIQRDYGNRSVRKNARFKYTVDRLGLENVKEELERRLGFTLLEAKDYHFDHNGDRYGWVKGINGRWHYTMFVEGGRITDYDDYPLMTGIREIAKIHTGDFRLTANQNLMIGNVTSHKKKQIEQLIQEFGLSDGQKHSALRRSSMACVSLPTCGLAMAEAERYLPRLIDKIEEIVEENGLSDKEITIRMTGCPNGCARHALGEIGFIGKSPGKYNMYLGAAFDGSRLSKLYRENVGEEEILNELGSLLPRYAKEREDQEHFGDFVVRAGIVKATTDGTNFHVQ from the coding sequence ATGGTGAAGACAGCATTAACAGCGCCGGATGGACCTCCGAGCGACGTAGAGGAAATCAAAGAAAAAAGTGATTATTTACGGGGTACGTTAAAAGAAGTGATGCTTGATCCGATTTCAGCGGGAATTCCGGATGATGACAACCGTCTGATGAAGCATCACGGCAGCTACTTACAAGATGATCGTGATCTGAGAAATGAACGACAAAAACAAAAGCTTGAGCCTGCCTATCAATTTATGTTGCGTGTCCGTCTGCCTGGCGGAATCGCCACATCTAAGCAGTGGCTTGTGATGGATGAGCTTGCTCACAAATACGGAAACGGTACGTTAAAGCTGACTACTCGTGAAACCTTTCAGCTTCACGGTATTTTAAAATGGAATATGAAAAAAACCATTCAAGACATTCATTCTACTATGCTTGATACAATTGCTGCTTGCGGCGACGTGAACCGGAATGTCATGTGTACATCGAATCCTTATCAATCTGAAGTGCACCATGATGTATACGAGCTGGCGAAAAAATTAAGTGATGACCTGCTCCCGCAAACAAGAGCTTATCACGAAATTTGGCTTGATGAGGAAAAGGTTGCGGCAACGCCAGATACGGAAGTTGAACCGATGTATGGTCCGCTTTATTTACCAAGAAAATTTAAGATTGGTGTGGCGGTCCCTCCTGCTAATGACATTGATGTTTTTTCGCAGGATTTGGGCTTTATTGCCATTATAGAAAACGATCAACTGGTCGGTTTTAATGTCGCAATTGGCGGCGGAATGGGTATGACGCATGGTGATACAGCGACTTATCCGCAGCTTGCAAAGGTCATCGGCTTTTGTACACCTGAACAGGTCGTAGAAATTGCCAAACAAGTCATCACCATTCAGCGTGACTACGGAAACCGTTCTGTGCGAAAAAATGCCCGCTTTAAATATACGGTGGACCGCCTTGGTCTTGAGAATGTAAAAGAAGAGCTTGAGCGCCGTCTTGGGTTTACTCTTTTAGAGGCAAAGGATTATCACTTTGATCATAACGGTGACCGTTATGGCTGGGTAAAAGGCATTAATGGCAGATGGCATTATACGATGTTTGTAGAAGGCGGACGCATCACAGATTATGATGATTATCCGCTGATGACAGGCATTCGTGAAATCGCAAAGATTCATACTGGTGACTTCCGCTTAACAGCGAATCAAAATTTGATGATTGGGAATGTCACTTCTCATAAAAAGAAACAAATCGAGCAGCTCATTCAGGAGTTCGGTTTATCTGATGGCCAAAAGCACTCTGCCCTCCGCCGCAGTTCAATGGCCTGTGTTTCTCTTCCGACATGCGGCTTAGCGATGGCAGAAGCAGAACGCTACCTCCCTCGCTTGATTGACAAAATTGAAGAGATTGTCGAAGAAAACGGATTAAGTGATAAAGAAATCACAATTCGTATGACTGGTTGTCCAAATGGATGCGCCCGCCATGCGCTAGGTGAAATTGGCTTTATCGGAAAGTCACCTGGCAAATACAACATGTATCTTGGCGCTGCGTTTGATGGTAGCAGATTAAGTAAGCTGTACCGTGAAAATGTTGGTGAGGAAGAGATTTTAAATGAGCTTGGCTCACTGCTCCCCCGCTATGCAAAAGAACGAGAAGATCAAGAGCATTTTGGTGATTTTGTTGTTCGGGCAGGGATTGTCAAAGCAACAACAGATGGCACGAATTTTCATGTGCAATAG